A genomic window from Synergistaceae bacterium includes:
- the fliI gene encoding flagellar protein export ATPase FliI has protein sequence MQDVDLFQLFAVDLLQKPLVKINGRIVQVVGLVAESQGPDVRVGDLCHIQFRDGSHELDAEVVGFRGDRVLLMPLGALQEVGPGCDVVSTNRPLEVPVGEALLGRVLDGLGNPIDDKGPIAASDFYPLYATPPHPLRRKMVDTPLSVGVRVVDGMLTLGKGQRIGIFAGSGVGKSTLLGMMARYTTADVNVISLVGERGREVREFIERDLGPEGLKRSVLVIATSDQPALIRLKSAMTATAIAEYFRDQGKDVLLMMDTVTRVARAQREIGLAIGEPPATRGYTPSVFEMLPRLLERAGAGEVGSITGIYTVLVDGDDMNEPVADTVRGILDGHIVLSRKIAARNFYPAVSVLDSVSRVMPALVSREHLNAAGRVRDLLATYAESEDLINIGAYKSGSNMRVDWALANMENVRGFLSQRVEDPTSFEETDKRLLELAPYPNQQ, from the coding sequence ATACAGGATGTTGATTTGTTCCAGCTTTTTGCGGTTGACCTGTTGCAGAAGCCGCTGGTGAAAATAAACGGGCGAATCGTTCAGGTTGTCGGGCTTGTCGCGGAATCCCAGGGGCCGGATGTCAGAGTCGGCGATTTGTGCCACATACAATTCCGGGACGGCTCGCACGAGCTTGACGCGGAGGTTGTCGGCTTCAGGGGAGACCGTGTACTCTTAATGCCGCTGGGAGCATTGCAGGAAGTCGGGCCGGGTTGCGATGTCGTGTCAACAAACAGACCGCTTGAAGTCCCTGTAGGCGAGGCGTTATTAGGGCGTGTTCTTGACGGTCTCGGAAATCCCATCGATGACAAAGGGCCGATAGCCGCCAGCGACTTTTACCCGCTTTACGCGACTCCCCCTCACCCTTTGCGGCGGAAAATGGTTGACACTCCTTTGAGCGTCGGAGTCAGAGTTGTTGACGGAATGCTCACGCTAGGCAAGGGACAGCGTATCGGGATATTCGCGGGTTCAGGCGTGGGAAAAAGCACCCTTCTCGGAATGATGGCGCGTTACACAACTGCGGACGTTAATGTGATTTCGCTTGTCGGCGAACGTGGCAGAGAGGTTCGGGAATTTATCGAGCGCGACTTAGGGCCGGAGGGGCTGAAACGTTCGGTACTTGTGATTGCGACTTCAGACCAGCCCGCGCTAATCCGCCTGAAATCGGCCATGACAGCAACGGCAATCGCAGAATATTTCCGGGATCAGGGGAAAGATGTCCTATTGATGATGGACACTGTAACACGAGTCGCCCGCGCACAGCGTGAAATCGGCCTCGCAATCGGTGAGCCTCCCGCCACAAGGGGCTATACTCCGTCCGTATTCGAGATGCTGCCGAGATTGTTGGAGCGCGCCGGGGCCGGGGAAGTCGGAAGCATTACGGGAATATACACGGTTCTTGTTGACGGGGACGACATGAACGAGCCTGTAGCCGACACAGTGAGAGGAATACTTGACGGCCATATAGTTTTGTCGAGGAAGATTGCCGCAAGAAATTTCTACCCCGCTGTGAGCGTACTGGATTCCGTGAGCCGTGTTATGCCCGCCCTTGTATCACGCGAACACCTCAACGCCGCCGGAAGAGTCCGCGACCTTCTCGCAACTTACGCGGAGTCGGAAGATCTCATCAACATTGGCGCGTATAAATCCGGGTCAAATATGCGGGTTGACTGGGCATTGGCGAACATGGAGAACGTACGGGGATTCTTGTCGCAGAGAGTTGAAGATCCGACAAGTTTCGAGGAGACCGACAAAAGATTATTGGAGCTTGCGCCGTATCCTAATCAGCAGTAG